Genomic segment of Bemisia tabaci chromosome 9, PGI_BMITA_v3:
ACTTCtctctgcaatttttttctctaagtcAGAATTTACTGAAGATGAAATCCCGTGTAACTCAAAATTTCCCTCAGTCCCCAAACGCCTGCATATAGAGGTATTCAAACGAATTTTTGCCGGAACTCTATAGGTATCATCTCTTACCGAAACTGgtggcagtaccgacagtggcgatgatattgTCAACAGCCCGCCTTATCGGaattttgagagctcgcactcaatgcatcgttgccccgtgtgtcggtttGTCAGATCGCCTGGTGCGGCAGtgcgtaaaatagatgtacaaatggcaacagcttatttttgtCAGCTCCAAATTTTTAGATCGCTATTGATAAGAGCACTCTTGTTGTAACTTTTTCTTGACGGAATTGTTTCGTTAGCTTACCGACAAACGATAAAACAGCCCTACTTCCATAAGCGGCAATGTCAAAAACATTGCTTTACACGAAATCGGAGATTTCATACCAAGCAAAAAACTGTTTAAGTTgaagaaaaagtttcaaaaaacgacttaaaaatttcagaataagTATTGAATAATTGAAGAAACTCGCTTAAAAAATCTGTGATGGTTGCCTGCTTGTTGCAATGAATCATGCCATATGGATACTTGATGCCACACTGTCATTTGCAATGGATCATGCCAGATATAATCACTGATTCTTGCATTTGAACACTTGATGTGCACTATCATTTGAAAGTTAATTTAAGATTATTGAACTTTTATTGAACTGTCTCATTTTGTTTGATTGTCAGAGAATTGAGAagttttggagtcagggaaaagccAAGTGCCATGACCACCTCAGTCAAGTACTCACCTGCCAAAAATTTTCtagtatttttattcaaattctaATTCTTAGCACTCAatacaaattctctgaaaaacagCCTTACGGATTAAAAGTTCCGCTTCTAGGTCTGTGTTTTTCTTGCCCAGTTCCCGAATTAAAATGGCCACGTTACAGCTAGGCAAAACTAGAATtgcaaaaagatgaaaaagttaTGTAATTTCTccacttttttctattttttcagcagatatCTATCTTTCAGTGTATTTGTTGAAACTCTCTACTTTCACTCGgttttctattatttttgctgatcgttttttattttgtctggTTTTAGCTGAGCCCTATGCCAAACTCCACAAATATGTCAATGTTGTCGAGGAAgagaaactaaaaattgaatgcaCCGTGTACGGAAAACCCACGCCTCATGTCCAATGGAAAGTCagtaagttgaaatttcatcttcaATGATCATAGTCAATGAATGTAAGATGGAGCTAACCGATAGCTCCTTGTTGACCAGTTCAGGAACCTGTAAGGTATAGATGGTaccctttatttttcttccttctttgaCTAGGGACTAAACTGTTTATCCTGCCGTCATTGTATcaagtacgagggtcatccaaaaagtaaggttccctaccttgtgtCTTCCGAGCAAAacaagataaatcaaatcggtaaaaaagcacatatCAGGCATAttgtaaactttaaaacaagcttcagttttcaaaattggtcaaaggattcgcgagtaaacttaattttactgagacaacctcctgtcgccgcgtgcccacctccggggtcagtaTACACGgagagccgattattgaagactcgggttacCGCCTTTATGCAtcacatcacatcaacaaggaattttaaagttttcattgagtaggccttaccttactttttgacgtagtctccacatctttttcgGCATTTCTGGTAttattacagcagcttcttgatgccctccgcgtatagaagctttcgccttgactctgaaaccagtcattgacagctatCTGTACCTCTGCatcggttgaaaatcgcttccattgaggaagtttttccgctcgggaacaaatgaaagtcacatgaagctaaagtaagagagtttgaagcattgggggaaaatttccctacgcaaaacaactgatttggaagtgcagatagctgtcaatgactggtttcagagtcAATGCGAAAGCTTCTATACGCGgagggcatcaagaagctgctgtaataaTACCAGAAATGCcgaaaaagatgtggagactacgtcaaaaagtaaggtaaggcctactcaatgaaaacttcaaaattcctCGTTGATGTGATGCACaaaggcgataacccgagtcttcaataatcgactcaCCGTATATACTGACCctggaggtgggcacgcggcgacaggaggttgtctcagtaaaattaagtttactcgcgaatcctTTGACCAATTTTCGAAAACTGAAGCTTGTTTTAAAGTTTACAGTATGCCTGATATGTGCTTtcttaccgatttgatttatcttgttttgctcggaagatacaaggtagggaaccttactttttgaatGACCCTCGtatgtttaaaagaaatgaaattgatgaTAATTGATAAATTTACACTAATAGAAAGTAGCAACCTCAACGATGCAGTGCTAAAGCTCATTTAGCTGTAACAGTGAACTttctaatgggtcagttgcgctggttacagaattttgttttgatgcttgattcttgtagattagctaaaaataacaaaatctgtccaaacagaAACTTTCTGCCTTCATTACGAACTGAAATATCGAGCATTAAAAAACTTCGGTCCCTGATGTCATCCACCATTGTAGTGAtactcttggtttcttccaccttgcttccatcCGAGCTTCACGTCGAGTAActggtgcaaatgtgcgtcacactgacTGACAAAAGccaggtggaagaaaccaaggatgcCACTACTGCAGTGGATGACATCATTGAATGaattttcaaagggcaatatctcggttaatattgaacgtagaaagtacCTTCTTGAACAGATCTTATCTAacctacaaaaatcaagcatcagaaCTCGATTCTGCAACAAGCGCAACGAACCCATTTTCCATTgctcttttttaaaacaatactTGCTCACTTTTTTGCTTTGATATTCTCAGATGACACATTGTACCCTGCATCCTCTGGCCGTGTGAACCTGTTGGAAGACACTGAGCGAAAAGTGCCCAATGCTGTGCTCATTTTGGACTCGGCTGTCAGAGGCGACAAAGGCCAATATTCATGCATCGCAATCAACCCGAAGAACCAGCTGAATATGACCGCAGATATCACCGTCTATGTTAAAGGTAATGTAAATTGATTGGCAGAAGGATTGTATCAATTTATAGTTGATACATGAaactgaaaattggaagaagctGTTATGCattttgatggctaaagtgcgaatcCACATATCTTTGATTGCGACAAGGCAAACTTCTtatcatgctttattttttcttttgaaattgagtcaacataatttctggtAAACTGCCTTAATTTTTCTGCTGTGTTACTggaatattttgcaataatgggcctgttgcaaacttttgctagaccAAAAATAGAGTTGGTTCATATAGATAATACCTCAAAAATgatcagactttgccgatgagcacatcggcaaagtctgaaatgcactcataacttcacaatctgcgtaagaaatttgcggttttttgagcttcccgcttcaaaaacgatactacagcacaggtgagcattttgttagaggagtcactccatcgtcggcaatattcatcatgaccGGTGCTCCCGCAGTTCCGCGcataattcaaggagagttcatgGTCAATCAATGTgggcgagaaaaatatgaacgtaagCACGCCGACTGTTATCTGGTCTTATTCTGGTCAGATGTTATCTCGTCCCGTCACACGTGCTTTGGCGGATTGGcctcggccatgatgaatattgccgaagatggaacgactcctctaacaaaatgttcacctgtgccgtagtatcgttttggaagcgggaagctcaaatcAACGAAAAtctcttacgcagattgtgaagttatgagtgcatttcagactttgctgaagcgctcatcgtgatttttgagatattatctgtaagaaacatctcttatttttgctctagcaaaagtttgcaacaggcccctTTCAAGACATAAAGTTGACTTGCTTcttcttgaaaaatgaaataagagtgcaaattttgaaatacaacAATGGGAATATGTTGTTTCGTACTTCAGctatcgattcacaggtttttttttctgcggATACTAGTAAACTAAGCACTTTTGACTGTGTTTAATAAACTGTGTCTTTTTATGCACTATCCTCTTTTTTCTGGCTGCACATCTTTTCTGGAGTGTCTCTAAGTCTAGAAAACTGGATATCGTCAGAGAATTGCAGCAGGtcacaaaaatcaggaaaaggacaagaaattcactaaaaaagactaacaaaatcttgaaatttgaaTGCTGAACTGCATTAGCGCCATCCGTTTGAGTTACTACTCTCTGCTTACGTGAATAGaggacaaattttcaaattagaaTGGACATTCTAGTTAGTTAAATGACTAATACCTTTAGAAACAAGGTGTACATGTTTCTGTCTTTTGCAGTAAAATTAATgccaaatatttttcatattcattttTGTGCATGCAATCGTCTgtgaaaaatcggggaaaacatggaaaagtcaaatatttttttgccgCCAGTCCTATAGACTCCTTGTTGCATTTATCGTATGATTCACTGCTGTAGGATTTTGAACACCCGTTCCTTCAGACTtaggtaattaatttttttgtctttccaGGTAAATTTGATGCATTGTGGCCATTCTTGGGCATCGTAGCTGAAGTGGTTATACTGTGTGCTATCATTCTGATTTACGAAAAGAAACGCAACAACAATGCTGAGTTGGAAGAAAGTGACACCGACCAAAGCCCAGACCAGTAAGTCACAGTATTTCAAACTGTTCTCGAAAaaacagggtggcatgaaacaaagaaagaaatgaaagattggaaatttcagtgaaatgtttcattcaactttatgaggctgtgaaatatttcatattttttaggagctgaagtatgcaatccgcactgaaacacacaaaaatagaggaaagtcacaatttttacattttgccaAACATGAATAGGAaccgtatttttcaaaatctttcatacatttttaaaatttcatgaaatattgcccatggaatttcaagattttatttttcatgaaattttgccattcTGCGAATAAAAGAATGTtctgtacaaaactttgaatgcATATATCATATAGAAGGGTATGATTTATGGGTTTCCGAAGAAGAGAACCAATATTTGTGTATTTGCTTTTTGGTTCACCGATAAAAGCACATTCATGAATCTTATCAAATGTGACAGTTCTATGAAActaaattttgcacttacacaaaatatatttttcttgagatttgAATTTGCAGCATACAAATTGTGTAGGAATGGCAAATTTGCAGTGTTAATGAATTCTGGAGAGCCTCTAAAATTtatccatgtaatttttaaatggaccacgttaagcaggaaagaaccaggccacatcagttattacaaaattgggcaatttaatcttttacatgaaaacggttttgcggatttttttgcaaatttcagtgaattttctgtagaGACGAAAGGaattacttttttcaaagaaattcgcGCAaccgttttaaaaaattaaattgcccagttaaatttggcaatggctgatgtggcttgatatctttctgctaaacgcagtccaaatgcCCCTAAAAAATTCGTAAACGTTCTTGATTCTTTCAGtcagtaaatattttattttgatttcgaAAAGCTGTTATGAGCTTTTACTTTTAACTGCCACCAAAAATCGCACATTTCTTGAACATTCATTTAGCTTAACCACCCGTTTTCGGAAATGTTCCTTTACTTGGtctctacctctttttttttctgttctctCTCATCATGTTATGTTgttcttttttcagaaaaaacacGCCTGATCACGGAAAGGACTCAGTGAGGCACAGAAAGTAATTTCGCAGCcacttttgacaaattttctcttCATCCTATCATCATGctttttgactcattttttttcaattaaaagacGGGCTGCAAAGGACTCATTTCCTCTCTCGTAAGTATTAAGATATGGTAGAGCAGCATTTGGATTGTTACATCTTCCAAATTCTTCTTCATCAagatttcctccttttaaatcGTCCTGTAAataaagttttgtaaaaatggctagcaaagaaagaaagaactaGTAAAACTGAGCAACCATCTATTAACAGGATGTCTGCTGTATGGAAAAAGTATGAATACACCAAAAAGCACGGATTTCAGAAGGTCTGTATGGATGTACAGAAAAGTTAGGATTTTCAGCAAAAAGGTAGGGAAATCTAAGATTTTTGTGACACACTCTAGAAAGTAGCCTTGGGAGTATGCGATTTCCTAGCATAATCCATTTATCAACACCCTGATTCGATTCCTCTTTATTTTGGTTTATTCCTTCGTATTTCCACTTTCCCAAGCCAAATATAGTCGAAAATGAGTGTAAGGTAAGGTaaaagcaaggatttttgagaatcgtcaaaaaaaaaaaattctcaggaaagtaaggaaaaagcaaggaaaaggcACTGAAACAGCAAGAAATTTGAATGTCAGGGCACTGGTAGACACCCGTATTAAACATTTTGTTACCATGGACGCCATGTATTCAACGTTGCATTTCAGAATTGTGTGCAGTTCggtttcctttcttttctcctctgTAATTTTTATTGTTGTTGCTTTTATAAGAATTGATATATTTTGTTGACTGACTTCTGTTGACTAAACTATGTCTTCAAATGCCTCATaatatctttttattttttcagctcTAAAACTTCTGGAGACCTATAGTTAGCGGAAACTTGCGTTTTCTACACATCCCATGGACGATTTTTCACTTACGCCATCCCTTCCGCGATCTTCACCCTCAGTCACTTGTTACTTGTTTTTGGTTTATTGTGTGTGTCCTCTTGTGCTAGCGCCGCTAAGTTGTTACGTTTCGTTGTTGACATTAGTTTGTGcacttaaaaatttattttctaagcGTTGAATTTTGTTGAGCTGATCGCAAATCGGTGAACAGTGCACAGGCATGGCAGTCAGTATCCTTCACCTCAATATTAATCAAAGAAATCAGTGATACTCCTGTTTTTCTGTAAGCTTATGAGATTCatgcaaaattcattttttacaaatttgtcCCGCATTCAAATCTTTTAGTTAACCACTCAGATTTCTTAAGCCTTAAAGTTTAGACTGAGCAACTCTTATTTGTCCACCTTTGGCCATGGACAAAAGCTACACTTTTAGAGCTCTGCTGCAAAATTCCAGAAATGTTTGTGAAAGGATATTTTCCTCCATATTAGGAAACAGGCCCAACAAATTGAATGTGCGCTTACTCCTCCAACATACAGCATTGTGGTTATAGACCACTTATTCTGATTCCAAGATAAGATGGGTTACCAGGCCAAAATATAGCTTCAAAAAGGTTTTGAAAAAGATACTTTTCACTTGCGTCCCTCCTTCTTTCATAAGTTTTCTGCCTGTGGCTCTTCACCAATTTGTAGTCAGCTGTAATATGATTCAGAGGCGAGTGATGTTGATCTGATCTGATCACAATGACCGTTAAGTATTCACCAGTCGTAGAATCTAAGGATT
This window contains:
- the Bsg gene encoding basigin isoform X2, which encodes MEFKFSNFGLSSMLFIVVLAQLLFVAADNEVKGEKKMLTFKQGTNVELDCSKDPIANGVYVWKKDEQTLSNNDKIRIEMGKLFITKGTDDQAGNYTCNIKQDNKTVYTREFEVTTEPYAKLHKYVNVVEEEKLKIECTVYGKPTPHVQWKVNDTLYPASSGRVNLLEDTERKVPNAVLILDSAVRGDKGQYSCIAINPKNQLNMTADITVYVKGKFDALWPFLGIVAEVVILCAIILIYEKKRNNNAELEESDTDQSPDQKNTPDHGKDSVRHRK